TAAATTGAACCGGAAAACCTAAAGAAACTTTGTGCGGTTCATTCTCCCGCATGTTTCAGAAGAATAAAACGGGATATTTCCGCACGCACGGGTGGGAAAGAATAATCTCACTATCCACACAGATATTCAGGTACGAGTAAAGCCATGGGAGCACAACGAACAATCTACATGGATCATTCCGCAACCACGTATGTGAAACCGGAAGTTGTGAGCGAAATGATCCCCTATTTCACGGAACATTTCGGTAACCCGTCATCCATCTATGGCATTGCCCGCGAATCCAAAAAAGCGATCGATGCCGCACGGGTGCAGACGGCAAAGGCGCTGGGTGCTGACCCGGATGAAATTTATTTTACTTCGGGTGGGAGCGAGTCGGACAACTGGGCGATCAAGGGGGTGGCTTATGCAAACCGGAAGCGGGGCAACCATATCATCACCACGCAGATCGAGCATCATGCCGTGCTTCACACCTGCCAGTTCCTTGAAAAGGAAGGATTCGAAGTTACGTACCTCCCCGTTGACCAGTACGGGCTGGTGGATCCTGCCGTGCTTGAAAAAGCAATCACGGAAAAAACGATCCTGATCTCGATCATGTATGCGAACAACGAGATCGGTACGATCGAACCTATCGCCGAGCTCGGTGCCATCGCCCGCAAACACAAGGTGTACTTTCATACCGATGCCGTGCAGGTGATCGGCAGCGTCCAGATCGATGTGAAGGCGCAGAACATCGACCTGCTCTCGCTCTCGGCCCATAAGTTCTATGGCCCCAAGGGGGTCGGGGCCCTCTACATCAAAAAAGGAGTCCGGATCGAGAACCTGATGCACGGCGGGGGACAGGAGCGCAGGAAGCGTGCGGGTACTGAAAATATTGCCGGCATTGTTGGCCTGGGAAAAGCAATCGAAATGGCGACTGCGGATATCCCCGGGCATTCCGCAAAGATCCGAGCAATGCGGGACCGGCTCATCAAAGGCGTCCTCTCTACGATATCGCATGCCCGGCTCAACGGGCACCCGGAAAAACGTCTCCCGGGCAATTTTAACGTGAGTTTTGAATTTATTGAAGGCGAGTCCATGCTCCTCTGGCTCGATGACGAGGGCATCTGCGCCTCCACCGGAAGTGCCTGCACCTCCGGATCGCTTGAACCGTCCCATGTACTGCTCGCAACCGGCCTGCCGGTAGAGATATCGCACGGTTCGCTCCGGCTCACGCTCGGCGATGCCAATATGGATGCAGATGTGGATGTTGTGCTCGAAGTGCTCCCCAAAGTGGTTGCAAAACTGCGGGATATGTCCCCGTTATACGTAAAGAGCGAGAAGGAAGGTGGCTGCAATGTACAGTGACAAGGTCATGGACCATTTCAAGAACCCCCGGAATGTTGGAGAGATCGAGAATGCCGATGGCATCGGTGAAGTCGGCAACCCTGTCTGCGGGGACATCATGAAGATCTTCCTGACAATCGAGAACAACATCGTCACCGACGCGAAGTTCAAGACGTTCGGCTGCGGTGCTGCGATTGCCTCCAGCAGCATGGCAACCGAACTGGTCCGGGGAAAGACGCTCGAAGAAGCCTGGGAAATCTCGAACCTTGCCGTGGCTGAGGCACTCGAAGGTCTCCCCCCGATCAAGATGCACTGCTCGGTGCTGGCCGAAGAAGGGATTCACAAGGCAATCAATGATTACCGGGTGAAAAAAGGGCTTGAACCATGGGTGGAAAAGAATCCCCACTCGCATGAACACGAAGATATGACCTGCGAGCACTAGGGGCCGTCAGCTGCACAGGTATACAAAAATCTGGTGAACAATGTTTTCAGAACGGGAACTCGAACGGTACAAGCGGCAGATGATGCTCTTTGGCGAAGATGGCCAGGAGCGGCTGAAAAAGGCGCATATCTTTATTGCCGGTGCCGGGGGACTGGGTTCGCCTGTCTCCATCTATCTTGCGGTAGCCGGTGTGGGAATGATCACCATCGTTGATATGGATGTGGTTGCCCCGTCAAACCTGAACCGCCAGATTCTCCACTTCGACCGGGATGCCGGGAAGAAGAAAATAGTTTCAGCAGAAGAGAAACTGCGGGAACTCAATCCGGATATCACGGTCAATGCGATCGATGCACGTATCGGTGTATCGAACGTAACAAAACTCATTGGAAGTGCTGACGGGATTGTGGATGCCCTGGACAATTTCCCGACACGGTACCTGCTCAATGATGTTGCGATTGCACAGGAGATCCCGCTCTTCCATGGGGGGATCCGGGGATTCTACGGGCAGGCAACCACGATTATACCCGGCATCACACCGTGCCTGAAATGCATCTTCCCCAAGGCCCCGCCCGAGGAAATATTCCCGGTAGTAGGAGTAACGCCGGGCATCATTGGTACAATCCAGGCAAATGAAGTGATCAAGTACCTGACCGGCAGCGGCAGACTGCTGACAAACCGGCTCTTCATCTGGGATGGGATGGAGGCGCATGCGGAAGAACTCTGTGTTGAGCGCAATCCCGCTTGCGAAGCGTGCAGTGGCATGAAAGCAACAACAACACATGCGAGGATGAAGAAATGACCGTTAAGATCCGGTTTTTTGCACAGTTCCGCGAACTGCTCGGAACGGATATTGTGACCGAAGTAGCGCCAGGGACGATGTTTACCTCCCTGATCACGACCACAGCCCGGAAAAATCCCGCGGGATATGCAGCCATCTTTAACGACAAGGGCATGTTTCACGAATTTGTGATACTGATGCAGAACGGCAGGCGGGTCGAGATCGCGGATGCGGCAAAGACGCCGGTTGCAGATGGCGATGAGATTGCAGTCTTCCCGCCGGTTGCGGGGGGATAACGGGGGGACATCATGATCGCAATCCAGACCGCAGATGTCGATATCGGGGCTCTTATCACTGCTGCAAAAAAAGTGGGAACCGGTGCAGTTGTCGTCTTTGACGGGATTGTCCGTGACGATGAGATCACCGAGATGGAACTCGAAGCCTACGAGGAAGTGGCAGTTAAAGAACTCGAAAAAATTGCGGATGATGCGACCCGGCAGTTTGGTCTCCTGCATGTCGATATCATCCATCGGATCGGGCGGCTTTCAGTGGGCGAGAATATCCTGATCATTGTAGTGAGTGCCGGGCACCGGGAAGCAGCGTATGCCGGTTCCCGGTTTATTATAGAAGCAATCAAAGCCGGTGTCCCCATCTGGAAGAAAGAACTGACCAAAGACGGGGGCCGGTGGGTGCCGGGCGATCATGGGCACGGGAGCGGGAAACCCCGCTGAACCTCTCCCCCCATTCTTTTTTTTATCACCCGGTTTGAACCGTATTTTCCTGCTCGATGAACTACCCGAGCTCCAGCATCTCCAGGCGCCGGCAGGCCTCTCCAAGAGTCTCGTCCTTTTTCGAGAAGGTGAACCGGAGTTTTGTCTCTCCTCCTTCATGATAGAATGAGCTGCCCGGCACCGCCGCAACCCCGGCTTTTTCCACGAGGTGACGGGCAAACTCGGTGTCGGTCATGCCAAAACCCGCGATATCGGTGAAAATATAGTATGCTCCTTCCGGCAGCTCGCACGCGAACCCGGCCTTCCTGAGCCCGGCAAAAAGGATCTTCCGTTTCCGGTCATATTCCCGGGCAAGTTCATGGTAATAGGATTCCGGTAGCCGGAGCGCTGCCACGCAGGCATGCTGGAGCGGGGCAGGTGCCCCCACGGTTAAGAAATCATGGATCTTGCGGATGCGGGCTGTGATCTCCGTACCTGCGAGTGCATACCCGACCCGCCACCCGGTGACGCTGTAGGTCTTGGAGAAACTCCCGATAGTGATGGTCCGGTCATGCATCCCGTCCAGCGCTCCGATCGAAACATGTTTCCTGCCATCGTACAGGATGTGTTCGTAGATCTCGTCCGTGATTGCGATCACGTTGTGGTCAATACAAAGGTCAGCAATGAACGCGAGTTCTTTTTTAGAAAAAACTTTGCCGGTCGGATTGTTGGGGGTGTTTAAGATGATTGCCCGGGTTTTCTTATTGAACGCGGATTTCCAGGACTCTTCATCGATCGAGAAATTATCCTTAAGCTGGACGTACCGCGGCACCGCACCTGATATCTGTGCGTCCGGCCCGTAATTCTCGTAAAATGGTTCAGGTACGATCACTTCATCGCCGGGCTGGATGAGGGCAAGCATCGATGCCATCATCGCCTCGGTCGAACCGCAGGTGACCGTGATCTCTGCCTGCGGGTCGAAGGTCATACCATTGAACTGCTGCACCCGGGCTGCCAGCGCCTCGCGGAGATCCTGTGCCCCCCATGTGATCGCGTACTGGTTGTAGTCCTCGTTGACCGCTTCGCAGGCCGCGTCTTTAAGTTCCTTCGGGCAGGGAAAATCCGGGAAACCCTGTGCAAGGTTGATCGCGTTATGCTTCAGCGAGAGCCGGGTCATCTCCCGGATCACCGATTCCGTGAAATTGTCCGCTCGGGAAGGATGGGTGGAGAAGAACTGAGCCATGGTGTTGTTCCGTGATGATGGAGGGTTACCGGGCGTTGCAGGTTTCATATTCTATAGGGTTGGCGTTGGGGACAATAAGCTATCAGGTTTTGTGGTCTAGATGGCGAGTTCAACCGGGACCTCGCCCCCGTTTCCAGACCCGGGCAATCATGTCCATTGCCTGGGAGACTGCTGAACCGTTCATTATCAGATCTACCCCCCCTTCAAAACCGCCCTTTTCTCATTTTGATCGTGCTATCTATCCAGCGAAAAAAAGAGGCTGTTGTAAGCCCGCTAAATTGCACGGTTTTAAATCCGTTTAAATGGTTATTTCGTGAAAAAACTCAATTAAAACAATATTTTCCGTGGGCGTTGGCACCGTTTCCACTGCGCAAAAAATGACCTTGCCCGGATTGGCAAACGGGGCTATTTACGGGCGTATTTGGGATCAGGTTTTTCCGGCCCGAAAAAAAGGAATAATAAATTATGTCTCAATGGCAGCACTGTCGTATACCCGGGTCATGTACCGTGCCTGGAACACTCCAAAGAGTGGCATGAGAACAAGGAGAACGAGTATCGCTGCTGCGATAAACCCGAAGAGGGCAACCATGCCGCCGCCCAGCATGTACATACTGATGCCCCCAATCAGGATAAACGCGAAGATAATGATGAAAACGGGGATACAAATCACAATGGCGATGAGGATCAGCGCGATGATGTAATTGAGCCAGCCGATCTGTTTGATGGTGGCAAGGATTGCACTGAAGTTGAAGGCTTCAGAAAAGCTTCCCGTGCGGGCAAAGCGGATGGCTGCAACCGGCATGATGATACCGATGATGATCTCGATAAGGTACATCAGTAGCAGGAGTCCTAAGTTGGGCGACCAGTTCTGCATCATGGCAGTGTTTCCCTGCATTAAAGAAAGCATCATGCCTCCGTAGATGAATGCCCAGAGGATCATTATGGGGATCGCGTAGATAATCCCGACAATAATCAGTTTTATACCGTCAACGAACAGGGTGCCCCACTGGTCAACTTCCGGTGCCGTCTCGGTCCCCCGGTAGATCCGCATGACATACCCGTTCATTGGGATGCCGAGGCAGATGATCGCAACGATCAGTTTCATCCAGCGGTTCACATTTGAAAAGATACCGTCATTGGTATAGTGAAGGGCATCGTCCAATAATTTACCATATTCCATCAATTCACCTTGCTAGGTACTTTCGGTGAGAGACGGATAAATATGGCGTTAAGTGAAAATGCCTAACAGGATAAAGAAAAGACCCGGCTCTGCACTCTTTAAAAAAACCGGTTGGTACTGAACAAACCTTTATTGACTTGTTCAGAAGAGTCTGGTGTACACCCACCCGGAATCGCGGGGCAGGAGTTTGAAGGATGATTGAATTTTTTACCCAGTCAATGTGGTCCCCGTACGTGGCCGGTGCGGGGATCGGTGTGCTGAGCTGCCTTGCATTCCTTCTCTCTGACCGGCCTATCGGCTGTTCGACAGCGTTTGTCAAGGCGCGGGGACTGATCGGCAGGATCATTAACCGGGAGAAGACCGAGAAGAAGGAATATTACCAGCAGATCATCCCGCAGGTGGACTGGGCCTTCATGATCATTCCCGGCATCGTGATCGGCGCATTTATCTCCTCCCTCCTCTCCGGCCAGTTCCGGTTCTCCTGGGTTCCTGCGATGTGGGGCACGGCATTTGGTTACGATCCTGTACCCCGGGTGATCGTTGCCCTTGCCGGCGGAATCCTGCTGGGCTTAGGTTCGCGCTGGGCCGGCGGCTGCACGAGCGGCCATGGGATCAACGGCTCGATCCAGCTCTCGCTTGCCAGCATAATCACTACCTGCTGTTTCTTTGCCGGGGGAATTGCAACTGCCCTGCTGATCTTCCGGGTCATCGGCTGAGGTGAGAAAAATGTTTGCCAGTCTTCACAAGAATAAAACTGCACAGCTCGTGCTCGGTCTCCTTTTTGGGATCTGCTTTGGTTTCCTGCTCCAGAAAGGAGGAGTCACCAGCTTTGATGTGATCGAAGGGCAGCTGCTCCTCACCGATTTTACCGTGCTCAAACTCATGCTGTCGGCCGTAATTGTCGGGATGGCCGGTTTTCACCTGCTGAAACATTTCGGTCTTGTCCGGTTACATGCAGCGGAAGGTTCGGTGGGAGCAAACGTAATAGGGGGGCTCATCTTCGGTGTCGGGTTTGCGCTGCTCGGGTATTGCCCGGGAACCGTTGCCGGTGCGGTTGGTACCGGGGAACTTGATGCACTCTTTGGCGGTATGATCGGGCTGCTGATTGGTGCCGGGATCTTTGCAGAACTCTTTCCCCGGCTCAGGACCCGGATTTTAGTGTGGGGGAAATTCCCGGCGATCACGGTCCCGGACTTCCTGCACCTGAATCTCTGGGTGACCGTGGTGCTGATGGAAGTGCTCATGATCGGATTCTTACTCGCGCTCGCGTTTTTCGGGTTATAGGAAAAACCATTTTTCCCGGGTGCGTATCGATCGCGAGGGATCTCGTACATTCATCAGGTTTAAGTAATCCGGCTCACATGGTGTAGTTGTAGAGTCTCGAAAAAACAGGGACATTTGAGGAGTAGTACTATGACAACAGGTATGAAAATCCCAATCAATTATGCAGAAGCGTCAGAGACGCTGAAAAAATATCTCAAACTCAGCGGTTCACCGGTTGCGTTCCGGTTCGCGACAAAAAAGGAAGACATCCCGGCAGGCATGGAAGCGTTTGACAAGACGATCCGCCACTGTTCAATGGTTGGCCTTGCCCGAAAAGAAGGACGGATCTTTTATTCCACTGCAGATAAACACGAATGCAATGGTGGTGCATGGGCGCTGGGTCTCAAGGAGATCACCGAGAGCCTGAAGACCGGCGATTTCTATTACAAACTCGGGAAGTTCGAAAGTACCGCTGCGTGCAAGCGGACCATCGACCATGTTCCCCACCTGCAAACCGGTGAAACCTATGCAACCATGTATGCCCCGCTCGAAAAGACCCCTTTCGATCCGCAGGTGATTCTCATTATCGCAACGCCCTGGGCAATGCTGAAACTCGCGCAGAGTACGATGTTCCGTCTCGGGGGGAGGATCCAATCCGAGTTTGCCGGTATCCAGTCGGTATGCTCGGACACCTGTGCCCAGACCTACCTCAACGGCCACGTAAACTTCTCAATGGGCTGTGACGGGTCGAGGAAATTCTCAGGAATCGAAGATGGCGAGATGGTCATTGGCATACCCGCTGAGATGCTGCCGGAGATTACCGAAGCGTTAAAAATTGTAGCTGCTGCTCCGGGTTCAAAGCCCGGCGCAAAATAACCCATTTTTTTTATTTTACGGCTATCTGGAGCGGCCAGTATCGTATCCGAAAGAAGACCCGGGTTACCGGGGGATAATTCTCAATCATTTCGTATCATCGATGGTCCATAACGAATGTTAACGGGTGCCGGATCCCCTGTCCGAAAATATAAAAAAAGTTCAGATGAGTTTTGCACCGGCTTTCGGGCCGGGTTTGCATTCAAAGATCTCGGTGATCTTTACGATGACGAGTGACCGTGCCGGAAGAGCCGGGTGCTCGATGTTGAGCTTGGCCTTCATCTTATCGTATTCCGTACCGCTCGTCTTGATTGCAGCTACTCCCTTGCACTGGTAGCATCCTTTGATATCCGGACCCCAGACAAAGAATGCGATCTTCGGATTTGTCCGGATGTTCGAGAGTGTCTTGTTCATGAAATTGTCCACGAACCAGACCGTATCATCGCTGACAAGCTCGGCAATTCCCAGCGGGATCACATTGGGCGTGCCATCCTTGGTTGCCGTTGCTACCGGGAAGACTTTCATCTTTCCAAATGCTTCTTTCATGTCTGCGGTTAATTTTACCATAGAGAATTCACCTTCTTCAGCATCAGCATCATAGTACAAAAAACTTTCTGCGATCCCGTGCACCGGTTCGATAATGTCTCTCCGGGTTTTTGATGGGAAAAATAAAAAAAAGGAAAAACGTGATGCCAAAAAAACCCTTACCCGGTGATCATTCCAGCGTGCGCCGGTACGTGAAGATACCCAGCAGTATCGCTGCGACCGAGAAGATACACAGGGCAATGAGATCCATGCCGATCACTTCAATCCCCTGGCCCCGCAGGATGATGCTCCTGAGGGCATGCACTGCATAATATTCCGGGTTGATCACCGTGATCCAGCGCAGCCAGTCCGGCATGCCGATGACCGGGTAAAAAGCGCCGCTGGTCATGAACAGGATCAGGTTAAAAAAAGCCGACATGGACGCGTACTCCTGCTGGTTGGAGAACCGGGAGGCCATCGAGACCATGAAACTGGTGATGCCGATGCAGGTGATGAACAGGACCAGCAGCACCAGCATGAAATCTTCGGTACTCTGGATGATAATCCCGGTAATGAGCAGGTCGACAATAAAAATAATGAATCCCGAGAGAAATGCCCGCACCGTTCCGCTCGCGATCATGCCCATGATGATGCTCGACCGCTTGACCGGCGTCACGAGATAGCCCTCGATAATGCCCATCTCCCGGTCCTTGATAAGCGCAATGCCGCCGCCCATCATGGTGGTCATGAAGATCGCCATCACGATGACGCCGACGCCGAAGAACTGGATATACTTGATATCCCCGTAAATTTTATTGAGCTCAACCCGGGTGCGGAATCCAGACTGTACGAGCGCTGCATTCAGGCCGGATTCGATCATGGTCGGGGTAACATAATCGGAGCTGTCCACGTAGAGCCGGACGGCCCGGTCCGGGAAATCGGGCGAGGGAAAGACCACGACTCCGCTCACCTGCCCGCCCTGCAACGCCCGTTTGGCCTTCAGTTCATCCGTGTACACCTCGATATCGAAAGTGGGAGGATAATCCTTCTGCGCCATATGTTTCAGGCTCTCGACGGTCGCCAGGTAAAGGGGAGGATTATCGAGGTAAGGCTCTTCCTGGACTACGGCTAACGAGACGTGTGTGATCGATCCGCCCATGGCGTTGCCGAAGATAACGAGATACATGATCGGCATCAGCAGGGTAAAGATGATGACGAACGGGTTGCCCAGGAATTTCTTGAAATCCCGCTTGAAGATCGCAATTGCGCCTTTGAGCATCAGAAACGCCCCCGTGCACCCGGTTTTCCGACTGCCCCGCCCGAGCCGGAAGTATTGTAACTTCCCCCGCTATCACCACTCAGGTTTTTCCCGGTCAGGTAAATGAAAACGTCCTCAAGTGATGGTGACCGGATAGCGATCGAGGTCAGGGGCACGGAATAGCGATCAAAGATTGCCACGATTGCCGGTAACACGGTATTTCCGCTTCGGGCCGAGATGTGAATCTGCTGCTCTTTTACCGTGGCAGATATGACAAGCGGGTGTTGCCTGAGGGCATCAAGGACCCGGTCATCCATCCGTTCAAACCCGATCTCGATGAGATCCCCGGCCGGGAGCAGCAGTCGCAGGTTATCCATGGTATCGAGCGAGATGAGCCTGCCCCGGTCCACAAAAGCGATCCGGCCGCAGAGCTTCTCGGCTTCATCCATGTAGTGCGTGGTTAAGATGATGGTGGTATTTTCCCGGTTCAGGTTCTCGATCTGCTGCCAGACCTCGCGACGGGATTCCGGGTCAAGACCTATGGTCGGCTCGTCTAAAAAAAGGATGAGTGGTTTGTGGATGAACGCCCGTACGATCTCGAGTTTTCGTTTCATCCCGCCCGAGAACGTCTGGACCTTCATGTGGGCCCGGTCCGTCAGCTCAACCATTGCCAGGAGTTCCCAGATCCGGTCCGGCAGGATACGATCATCAACATCTTCTAATTTACCGTAGAATTCCAGGTTGTCATACGCGGTGAGTTCATTATCCAGCGTGCTGTTCTGGGGGCAGACCCCGATGATACCCCGGATCTTCTCCGGATCTTTGGTGATCTCGTACCGGTCGACAAATGCCGTGCCCGAAGTAGGACTCAGGAGGGTGGTGAGGATGCGGATTAAGGTACTCTTCCCGGCACCATTGGGCCCGAGCAGGCCGAAAATCTCCCCGCGTTTCACATCGAACGTGACATCATCGACCGCAGTCACCGTCCGCTGCTTGTCTTTGAAGGTTTTGGAGAGGTGTTCGATGCGGATAACACAATCTTCGGGAGAACAGGAGCCTCGGCTGCCGGGATGCTGTTGTACATCATCCTGTTGACTGGATTCTGCAGCAGGGGGGCTCATATGTTAAAAACTAGGTGCGATTTTGTAGTACTTAATGTACAGGGAATGGATGATGCCGGTGGGTACCAATCCCGGACTCAGTGCGGGTGAAAAACAATTTTTAACAGATGCGGCTTTTTGCTGCTGATGTTCACTCTGTCGAATTGAGATGATTAGTAAGATGAAGGCTGTCCAGATCATCTCGCTGCGTCCAGCTCCTGTTTCAGGTTTGACAGCATGCTCACTGATGTGTTCCACAGGATAAGCGAGTTGGCAAGGTACCTGCTCGCACCGATGAGGACGCCAAGAAGGAGAATGAGAATATGTGCCTTAATTTTTTCGTCCATCTCATTTGCACACCCCCATGTCTGCTCTGTACCCGGGAAATAAAATTAATCTCCCGCTGTGTCTCTTAAAAGTGATGGTGCCCAAAAAAAGGGGAGTGGACATGCTTCTCCCTGTTCAACCAAGTTTCCATGCAGCCTGGTTTTTATTATCGAGGTTGCTCACCACATAGGTCGTGCCAGGAATGAACGGAGCGGGGATCTCGTAGATGAGATAACCATCTGCTGCGTTACTTTCACCGCGTTGGACGTACCCTACCGTCCCGCCCCGCCCGATCTGGTAATCATATTGTGTCCCCAAAACGGTGTCAATAACCACATCAGAACTGTGGACCGATGAATAATTGTACATTTTTCCGTTATCGAATACTACGAACTGTTTTGCTGAAGGTGCATACACGGCTTTGTCACCGGTATTAATGACCCGGACATACACGAACAGGAATGTATTACCTTCCTGGGGCTTTTCAATATTGTAGCCCGGCTGGAGTTCAAGAGGCTGTGATTTTGCAGCCTGCTCCCGGGGGCTGTTCCATGAAGGCGATGTCCAGGTGTAATCGGGTTTTACATCGTACCGGTACACGGTAGCCTTGCCCTGTTCATCCCCGCTCCCGAAAGTGGCATACTGATCCAGGGCCAGAGCGTTCGGGTAGGGTACTTGCGTTGGAGTTGGTGAAAGTATCGTCACTACAGTAGTGGGAACCGGTGTCGGAACCGGTGTCTGGACTGATGGTGTTGTACTGGTGCATCCTGATGAGAGGAGGACTAAGAAGAGTACTCCAAAAATTGCGATTGAGTAAATAAGTTTCATATCATTTGCTCCATTTACATTGGTTGTGCATGTATCTCGGGGGGAATCAGCCGGTTGAGGAGCATACCTGGCACCTGCTGTGAGGTGTGAATTGCCATATCAAAGTATGCAAGGTTATCCCGGTTGCCTTTGTACTTAAGATTTATCTGGAAATTGGTATCGACAAGGGTAATTACCCCGAATGTCGTTATCAATGCCCGCCGTTCTTCAATAACCCGGTCCTCTCCTTCTGCAAGTTTCTGCCGGTTGCCATCAATATCCGAGATTATCTCGTTCTGGAACGAGAGCACGGTGATATGAGAGTTCCCGATCGCTATAGGCTGGCCTTCCGGGAACGTAACGGCATAGTTGGTCGTGTATGGTAACGCATTACCCGGTGATACGGTCATTACCGATACTGACAATGTCAGAAATCCAATGGCAACTACAATGATGGCAAGAACAACAAGGGAGAGGATAATCTTTACACCGGTTCCCCAACCATCCTTTTGTGCTTCCCGGGCACGTTCCTCCTGCTGTCCCTGTTTTCGTCCGGTTTCTTTTGCCAGTTCCCGGCCTTTTTCATCATCCCGTGAAATTATTTCATCCATATAGATACTCCAGTTTCTCTGCGATTTTTTATCCTTCTCGTACATCCAGTCCATTGTTTCCCGGATGACCCGTTTTTTTACGGTGATGAGCTATTACCCGGTTTTTTCCTGGTTACGTTATCATCCCAGAGCTATGTGATTCATAGCAGTAATAGTATAAAAAACCGATTTGAGTTTACAACCTTGAATAGTCTGTACTGATCTTTTGATACATTATCCGGCTTTTTCAGATGCCTGCAGAGTTTTTACGGGTGACGAAAGGAAGATATTTGGTTGATACCTTACGGATGATACCGGGTAAAATAAGTTCGACCTTTCTCCCGGACTAAAAAACACCAGAATTCCGGATTTATTCAGATTTTGTAACCCCATTTACAACATCAGGAGATATTTATATAAATTTGAATGATATACTGTGCTGCTCTGATATGGATTTAAAAAAAATATGGTAATCTTAGATGATCTCTTGAATATCATGTCAGGCTGAGGAGTTGTAAACCGTATGACAGACAATCTGAAAGTAAAGGCCAGCAAAGCCGTTGATGACGCCCGCGTGGCTGCACATGCAGTATATGATGATGCAACAGTCGCCGCTCATAACACCCTTAAAGATGCAGGAGCAGAAGCCCAGAAAGTATCTGATGATGTACAAATCGGCCTCCATAAAGCCGTTTCAGATGCCAAAATCGCAGCACATAAAGCCGGATCAGAATTGAAGAAGAAGTAATGGTGAAGTGAAAAATGGCTGGATTACTCTATTTTGCTGTAATATTCCTTATCCTGGCTCTTGTATTTTTAATTTTGGGCCTGAAGGGAATAGCCGGTTTCACCATGAAAATCGCAAAATGGCTTGT
The sequence above is drawn from the Methanomicrobiales archaeon HGW-Methanomicrobiales-1 genome and encodes:
- a CDS encoding DUF1328 domain-containing protein; translated protein: MAGLLYFAVIFLILALVFLILGLKGIAGFTMKIAKWLVIIFVIVAIITFIL
- a CDS encoding daunorubicin ABC transporter ATP-binding protein, translated to MSPPAAESSQQDDVQQHPGSRGSCSPEDCVIRIEHLSKTFKDKQRTVTAVDDVTFDVKRGEIFGLLGPNGAGKSTLIRILTTLLSPTSGTAFVDRYEITKDPEKIRGIIGVCPQNSTLDNELTAYDNLEFYGKLEDVDDRILPDRIWELLAMVELTDRAHMKVQTFSGGMKRKLEIVRAFIHKPLILFLDEPTIGLDPESRREVWQQIENLNRENTTIILTTHYMDEAEKLCGRIAFVDRGRLISLDTMDNLRLLLPAGDLIEIGFERMDDRVLDALRQHPLVISATVKEQQIHISARSGNTVLPAIVAIFDRYSVPLTSIAIRSPSLEDVFIYLTGKNLSGDSGGSYNTSGSGGAVGKPGARGRF